In Bradyrhizobium sp. 1(2017), one DNA window encodes the following:
- a CDS encoding carboxyl transferase domain-containing protein: protein MPLHSSIDPSSSDFARNSEAMRSLVADLREKLSQVAGGGGEASRNRHTARGKMLARQRVDLLVDPGTSFLELSPLAAYGLYGGDVHAASVVTGVGRIAGRECVIVANDATIKGGTYYPMTVKKHLRAQDIARQNNLPCVYMVDSGGAFLPLQDEIFPDERHFGRIFYNQAQMSSQGIPQIAIVMGSCTAGGAYVPAMSDESIIVRNQGTIFLGGPPLVKAATGEVVSAEELGGADVHSRQSGVTDHYAQNDAHAIGIARRIVGTLKPPAWPNLNMHPPRDPLFAAEEIYGVVPVDGRKPFDVRDIIARVVDGSEFDEFKKLYGTTLVCGFAHIWGYPVGIIANNGILFSESSLKGAHFIELCCQRGIPLVFLQNITGFMVGKKYEAGGIARDGAKLVTAVATASVPKFTVVIGGSYGAGNYGMCGRAYSPRFLWMWPNARISVMGGEQASMVLSQVRRDNIEAKGDSWSKEDEDKFREPIRAQYESQGHPYYATARLWDDGVIDPADTRLVLGLGLSAASNAPIEPTKFGLFRM from the coding sequence GCGCAGCCTCGTCGCGGATTTGCGCGAGAAGCTGAGCCAGGTCGCCGGCGGCGGCGGCGAGGCCTCGCGCAACCGCCACACCGCGCGCGGCAAGATGCTGGCACGCCAGCGCGTCGACCTGCTGGTCGACCCCGGGACGTCGTTCCTGGAGCTGTCGCCGCTCGCGGCCTACGGCCTCTATGGCGGCGACGTGCATGCGGCGAGCGTCGTCACGGGCGTCGGGCGCATTGCGGGCCGTGAATGCGTGATCGTCGCCAATGACGCCACCATCAAGGGCGGCACCTACTACCCGATGACGGTGAAGAAGCATCTGCGCGCGCAGGACATCGCACGGCAGAACAACCTTCCCTGCGTCTACATGGTCGATTCCGGCGGCGCCTTCCTGCCGCTGCAGGACGAGATCTTTCCGGACGAGCGGCATTTCGGCCGCATCTTCTACAATCAGGCGCAGATGTCGTCGCAAGGCATCCCGCAGATCGCGATCGTGATGGGCTCCTGCACCGCCGGCGGCGCCTATGTGCCCGCGATGTCGGACGAGAGCATCATCGTGCGCAACCAGGGCACCATCTTCCTCGGCGGCCCGCCGCTGGTGAAGGCCGCGACCGGCGAGGTCGTCAGCGCGGAGGAGCTCGGCGGCGCCGACGTGCATTCGCGGCAGTCGGGCGTCACGGACCATTATGCGCAGAACGACGCGCACGCGATCGGGATTGCCCGCCGCATCGTCGGCACGCTGAAGCCGCCGGCGTGGCCGAACCTCAACATGCATCCGCCGCGCGACCCGCTGTTTGCGGCGGAGGAGATCTACGGCGTGGTGCCGGTCGACGGCAGAAAGCCCTTCGACGTCCGCGACATCATCGCGCGCGTGGTGGATGGCTCCGAATTCGACGAGTTCAAGAAGCTCTACGGCACGACGCTGGTGTGCGGATTCGCCCATATCTGGGGCTATCCGGTCGGCATCATCGCCAATAACGGCATCCTGTTCAGCGAAAGCTCGCTGAAGGGCGCCCACTTCATCGAGCTGTGCTGCCAGCGCGGCATTCCGCTGGTGTTCCTGCAGAATATCACCGGTTTCATGGTCGGCAAGAAATACGAGGCCGGCGGCATCGCGCGCGACGGCGCCAAGCTGGTGACGGCGGTCGCGACCGCCTCGGTGCCGAAATTCACTGTCGTGATCGGCGGCTCCTACGGCGCCGGCAATTACGGCATGTGCGGCCGCGCCTACTCGCCGCGCTTCCTCTGGATGTGGCCGAACGCGCGCATCTCGGTGATGGGCGGCGAGCAGGCCTCGATGGTGCTGAGCCAGGTCCGGCGCGACAATATCGAGGCCAAGGGCGATAGCTGGTCGAAGGAAGACGAAGACAAATTCCGCGAGCCCATCCGCGCGCAATATGAAAGCCAGGGACACCCGTATTATGCGACCGCGCGTCTCTGGGACGACGGCGTGATCGACCCGGCCGACACGCGGCTCGTGCTCGGCCTCGGCCTCTCGGCGGCGTCGAATGCGCCGATCGAGCCTACGAAATTCGGCCTGTTCAGGATGTGA
- a CDS encoding acetyl/propionyl/methylcrotonyl-CoA carboxylase subunit alpha: protein MDRSKLYRRFRTLLIANRGEIACRVIRTARAMGLRTVAVYSEADRDAMHVALADEAVLLGPARARDSYLNVERLIEAARKTGAEAVHPGYGFLSENAEFARACLDAGLVFVGPTAGMMNAMGSKSGSKALMEKAGVPLVPGYHGEAQDEATLSKAADKIGFPILVKASAGGGGRGMRIVRSADELAAAIVSAKREAKAAFGDDRMLIEKYVDNPRHIEVQVIGDSHGNLLSLFERECTLQRRHQKVIEEAPSPTLNAAQRETVCAAARKAAGAVDYVGAGTIEFVSDGKDVFFIEMNTRLQVEHPVTELITGIDLVEWQLRVAFGEALPLKQDQIRLNGHAVEARVYAENPTKNFMPSVGRISTWRLPAETGGLRIDAGYREGDSVSPYYDAMLAKMIAWAPTRDVAIERLNRGLEESDVRGIVTNIPFLSALMTHPKVRTNAIDTGFIERELAVLTSASPAPGELELCAAVAAIINAERQAAQAQANSPWQTFGWQPVGRRQRGFAFRVGHGPEQKITLNYGSGPSTLVIGERELAFTIATKEGGFDLILDGVKSQVAAVIDGHELYLRTRNGRFDLHWVDPFGGESEEQTGEDKIAAPLPGTVVAVLAEEGAKLEKGAPILTLEVMKMEQTLRAPYAGVLKSIKCKVGDIVQEGIELAVVEPSGE from the coding sequence ATGGACCGCTCAAAGCTCTACCGGCGTTTTCGCACCCTCCTGATCGCCAACCGCGGCGAAATCGCCTGCCGCGTCATCCGCACCGCGCGCGCCATGGGACTGCGCACGGTCGCGGTCTATTCTGAGGCCGATCGCGATGCAATGCATGTCGCGCTCGCGGACGAAGCCGTGCTGCTGGGGCCCGCGCGGGCGCGCGACAGCTATCTCAACGTCGAGCGGCTGATCGAGGCTGCGCGGAAGACCGGCGCAGAGGCCGTGCATCCCGGCTACGGCTTCCTGTCGGAAAATGCCGAGTTTGCGCGGGCCTGCCTGGACGCCGGGCTGGTGTTCGTCGGCCCAACCGCCGGGATGATGAATGCGATGGGCTCGAAGTCCGGCTCGAAGGCGCTCATGGAGAAAGCCGGCGTGCCGCTGGTGCCCGGCTATCACGGCGAGGCCCAGGACGAGGCGACGCTTTCGAAGGCCGCGGACAAGATCGGCTTCCCCATCCTGGTGAAGGCCTCCGCCGGCGGCGGCGGCCGCGGCATGCGCATCGTGCGCTCGGCGGACGAACTTGCGGCCGCGATCGTCAGCGCCAAGCGTGAGGCCAAGGCCGCCTTCGGCGACGATCGCATGCTGATCGAGAAATATGTCGACAATCCCAGGCATATCGAAGTGCAGGTGATCGGCGACAGCCACGGCAATCTGCTCTCGCTGTTCGAGCGCGAATGCACGCTGCAGCGGCGGCACCAGAAGGTGATCGAGGAGGCGCCGTCGCCGACGCTCAACGCGGCGCAACGCGAGACGGTCTGCGCCGCCGCGCGCAAGGCGGCGGGCGCGGTGGACTATGTCGGCGCCGGCACCATCGAGTTCGTCTCCGACGGCAAGGACGTGTTCTTCATCGAGATGAACACGCGCCTGCAGGTCGAGCATCCCGTGACCGAGCTGATCACCGGGATCGATCTCGTCGAATGGCAGCTGCGCGTCGCCTTCGGAGAGGCGCTGCCGTTGAAGCAGGATCAGATCCGGCTCAACGGCCATGCCGTCGAAGCGCGCGTCTATGCCGAGAACCCGACCAAGAATTTCATGCCGTCGGTCGGCAGGATTTCGACGTGGCGCCTGCCGGCGGAAACCGGGGGCCTGCGCATCGATGCCGGCTATCGCGAGGGCGACAGCGTCTCGCCGTACTATGACGCGATGCTGGCAAAGATGATCGCCTGGGCGCCGACGCGGGATGTCGCGATCGAGCGGCTCAACCGTGGACTGGAAGAGTCCGACGTCCGCGGCATCGTCACCAATATCCCGTTCCTGTCGGCGCTGATGACGCATCCGAAGGTGCGGACGAATGCGATCGACACCGGCTTCATCGAGCGCGAGCTGGCGGTGCTGACGTCCGCCTCGCCGGCGCCCGGAGAGCTCGAGCTGTGCGCCGCGGTGGCCGCGATCATCAACGCGGAACGGCAAGCCGCACAGGCGCAGGCGAACTCCCCCTGGCAGACCTTCGGCTGGCAGCCGGTTGGCCGCCGTCAGCGCGGCTTTGCCTTCCGCGTCGGCCACGGGCCGGAGCAGAAGATCACACTGAATTACGGCAGTGGTCCGTCGACGCTGGTAATCGGCGAACGCGAGCTGGCGTTCACCATCGCGACGAAGGAAGGTGGCTTCGACCTGATACTGGACGGCGTCAAATCGCAGGTTGCCGCCGTGATCGACGGCCATGAGCTGTATCTGCGCACGCGCAACGGTCGCTTCGACCTGCACTGGGTCGATCCGTTCGGCGGCGAGAGCGAGGAGCAGACCGGCGAGGATAAGATCGCGGCGCCTTTGCCGGGCACCGTCGTCGCCGTGCTGGCCGAGGAGGGCGCCAAGCTGGAGAAGGGCGCGCCGATCCTCACCCTCGAAGTGATGAAGATGGAGCAGACGTTGCGAGCGCCCTATGCTGGCGTGCTGAAATCGATCAAGTGCAAGGTCGGCGACATCGTGCAGGAGGGCATCGAGCTCGCCGTGGTCGAGCCGTCCGGAGAGTGA
- a CDS encoding hydroxymethylglutaryl-CoA lyase, with product MSNSVRIIEMGPRDGLQNEKTPVSVEARIAFIEALVAAGLDTVEVGAFVSPKAIPQMASSDAVLRGVAHVTGAEFHVLVPNEKGYDAARAAGAKVVSVFAAASEGFSRANINCTVAESIERFKPVLARARDDGIPVRGYISCVLGCPFDGEIAPKAVADLANTLFELGCYEISLGDTIGVGTPAKAKAMLRAVSANVPPAKLAMHFHDTCGQALANLYAGMEEGVRVVDAAAGGLGGCPYAPGATGNVATEDVVYMLEGMGVRTGVDMDKLLAATNEMSGVLGKPPVSRVASALNAKKRMAKRE from the coding sequence ATGAGCAATTCCGTCCGCATCATCGAAATGGGGCCGCGTGACGGCCTCCAGAACGAGAAGACGCCCGTCAGCGTCGAGGCCCGCATCGCCTTCATCGAGGCGCTGGTCGCGGCCGGCCTCGATACGGTCGAGGTCGGCGCGTTCGTCTCGCCCAAGGCGATCCCGCAGATGGCCAGCTCGGATGCGGTGCTGCGCGGCGTTGCCCACGTGACGGGCGCCGAATTCCACGTGCTGGTGCCGAACGAGAAGGGCTACGACGCCGCGCGCGCCGCCGGCGCCAAGGTGGTCTCGGTGTTCGCGGCGGCCTCGGAGGGCTTTTCGCGCGCCAACATCAACTGCACGGTCGCGGAGTCCATCGAGCGCTTCAAGCCGGTGCTGGCGCGTGCCAGGGACGACGGAATACCGGTGCGCGGCTACATCTCCTGCGTGCTCGGCTGTCCGTTCGACGGCGAGATCGCGCCAAAGGCGGTCGCCGATCTCGCGAACACGCTGTTCGAGCTCGGCTGCTACGAGATCTCGCTCGGCGACACCATCGGCGTCGGCACGCCGGCCAAGGCGAAGGCGATGCTGCGCGCGGTCAGTGCCAACGTCCCGCCGGCAAAACTCGCGATGCATTTCCACGACACCTGCGGCCAGGCGCTCGCCAATCTCTATGCGGGGATGGAGGAGGGCGTGCGCGTCGTCGACGCCGCCGCGGGCGGCCTCGGCGGCTGTCCCTACGCGCCCGGCGCGACCGGCAATGTCGCGACCGAGGACGTGGTCTACATGCTCGAAGGCATGGGCGTCAGGACCGGCGTCGACATGGATAAGCTGCTGGCGGCCACCAACGAGATGAGCGGCGTGCTGGGCAAGCCGCCGGTGAGCCGCGTGGCGTCCGCGCTGAACGCGAAGAAGCGAATGGCGAAGAGAGAATAG
- a CDS encoding TRAP transporter large permease, producing MSVFGIGLAYGIATLLVMFSGMPIAFALGAVAVVFMAIYMPAASLDTVTQNVYEEMASITLLSIPLFILKGAAIGKSRAGQDLYSALHAWLHRVPGGLGVANVFACALFAAMAGSSPATCSAIGSAGIPEMRKRGYSGGFAAGIIAAGGTLGILLPPSITMILFAVAAEKSLGRLFLAGIGPGLLLVFLFGGYAVIRFRQEYAAAEAAYKNGGPEAAILARDEYTLAERFSVLPRVIPFVLLLTGVMVALYGGYATPSETAGLGGLLALALIAAIYSVWRPSDLAPIMKSTIRESTMLMMIIGMSLLYSYVMSYLHISQSVAESIVAMHLPRWELLFAILVMVVVLGFFLPPVSIILMTAPIILPPLRAANFDIIWFGVVMTIVMEMGLIHPPVGLNIFVIRNVAPDIPLREVIWGTLPFVLLMMLAVLLLCFVPGISTWLPDLVMGPDGSR from the coding sequence ATGAGCGTTTTCGGTATCGGTCTCGCCTACGGGATCGCCACGCTGCTCGTGATGTTTTCGGGCATGCCGATCGCGTTCGCGCTCGGCGCGGTCGCAGTCGTATTCATGGCCATCTACATGCCTGCCGCGTCGCTCGATACGGTGACGCAGAACGTCTACGAGGAAATGGCCTCGATCACGCTGTTATCGATCCCGCTGTTCATCCTGAAGGGCGCCGCGATCGGCAAGTCGCGCGCCGGCCAGGACCTCTATTCGGCGCTGCATGCCTGGCTGCATCGCGTGCCCGGCGGCCTCGGCGTTGCCAACGTGTTCGCCTGCGCGCTGTTCGCGGCGATGGCGGGCTCGAGCCCCGCGACCTGCTCGGCGATCGGCTCGGCCGGCATCCCCGAGATGCGCAAGCGCGGCTATTCCGGAGGCTTCGCCGCCGGCATCATCGCAGCGGGCGGCACGCTCGGCATCCTGCTGCCACCCTCGATCACCATGATCCTGTTCGCGGTCGCCGCCGAAAAATCGCTCGGGCGGCTGTTCCTCGCCGGCATCGGCCCCGGCCTGCTGCTGGTCTTCCTGTTCGGCGGCTATGCCGTCATTCGGTTCCGCCAGGAATATGCCGCCGCAGAAGCGGCCTACAAGAACGGCGGACCGGAGGCGGCAATCCTCGCCCGCGACGAATATACCCTGGCCGAACGCTTCAGCGTGCTGCCGCGCGTGATCCCCTTCGTGCTGCTGCTCACCGGCGTCATGGTCGCGCTCTATGGCGGCTACGCCACGCCGTCGGAGACGGCCGGGCTCGGCGGCCTCCTCGCGCTGGCACTGATCGCCGCGATCTACAGCGTGTGGCGGCCGAGCGACCTCGCTCCGATCATGAAGTCGACGATCCGGGAATCGACCATGCTGATGATGATCATCGGCATGTCGCTGCTCTATTCCTACGTGATGAGCTATCTGCACATCTCGCAATCGGTGGCCGAATCCATCGTCGCGATGCACCTGCCGCGCTGGGAGCTCTTGTTCGCGATCCTCGTCATGGTCGTCGTGCTCGGCTTCTTCCTGCCGCCGGTCTCGATCATCCTGATGACCGCGCCGATCATCCTGCCCCCGCTTCGCGCCGCGAACTTCGACATCATCTGGTTCGGCGTGGTCATGACCATCGTGATGGAGATGGGCCTGATCCATCCGCCCGTCGGTCTCAACATCTTCGTGATCCGCAACGTCGCGCCGGACATTCCCCTGCGCGAGGTGATCTGGGGCACCCTGCCCTTCGTGCTCCTGATGATGCTCGCCGTGCTGCTGCTCTGCTTCGTGCCGGGGATCTCGACCTGGCTGCCGGATCTGGTGATGGGGCCGGACGGGAGCAGGTGA
- a CDS encoding TRAP transporter small permease — protein sequence MSHGPLPDRDDQANAAAGTGPAAAIDRVLAILNSIIVVFAAIALVAACAILSYSVLSRALFKAANYWQDEAAVFLLVGATFMTAAYVQQNRGHIGIEAFVGLLSPLANKVRLWLVDVATFLFCAFFTWKSWTLAHEAYVDGQVSNSMWSPPLAIPYTLMALGMSLLCIQILVQLALPFAGAKRP from the coding sequence ATGAGCCACGGTCCGCTTCCGGATCGTGATGACCAGGCGAACGCTGCCGCAGGGACTGGCCCTGCGGCAGCGATCGATCGTGTCCTCGCCATCCTCAACAGCATCATCGTCGTGTTCGCTGCGATCGCGCTGGTCGCAGCCTGTGCGATCCTGAGCTACAGCGTGCTCAGCCGCGCTCTGTTCAAGGCCGCCAATTACTGGCAGGACGAAGCCGCCGTGTTCCTGCTGGTCGGCGCCACCTTCATGACGGCCGCCTATGTGCAGCAGAACCGCGGCCACATCGGCATCGAGGCCTTCGTCGGCCTGCTCTCGCCGCTCGCGAACAAAGTCCGGCTCTGGCTGGTCGACGTCGCGACGTTCCTGTTCTGCGCCTTCTTCACCTGGAAATCCTGGACGCTGGCTCACGAAGCCTATGTCGACGGCCAGGTCTCGAACTCGATGTGGTCGCCGCCGCTCGCCATTCCCTACACGCTGATGGCGCTCGGGATGAGCCTGCTCTGCATCCAGATCCTCGTGCAGCTTGCGCTGCCTTTCGCCGGAGCCAAGCGGCCATGA
- the dctP gene encoding TRAP transporter substrate-binding protein DctP has product MFTRRHLLATAVAAPAILRFGTGTAHAATTLKISHQFPGGTIDKGDFRDRLCRMFAAEVAKRSNGDIAAEIYPNSSLIKTNAQFSAMRKGALDISLYPMPYAGGELPETNIGLMPGLVTTYDQGLRWKKEPVGKALTDFLADKGIILLTWVWQAGGVASRSKPIVAPEDAKGLKVRGGSREMDMVLQTAGASVLSVPSNEIYAAMQTGACDAGITSSTSLISFRLEEVAKSLTSGAGASYWFMLEPLMMSKAIFDKLPKNHQDVLLAVGTELEAFGRKGAQDDDIEVAKVYEKAGAKVSALDAATVGKWRDIARDTAWKDYGAKTATAAKLLKLATDVAA; this is encoded by the coding sequence ATGTTCACGCGCCGCCACCTGCTCGCGACTGCTGTCGCCGCCCCCGCCATTCTCCGCTTTGGCACCGGTACGGCGCACGCCGCCACCACGCTGAAGATCTCGCACCAATTCCCCGGCGGCACCATCGACAAGGGCGATTTCCGCGACCGGCTCTGCCGCATGTTCGCCGCCGAAGTCGCCAAGCGCAGCAATGGGGACATCGCCGCCGAAATCTATCCGAACTCCTCGCTGATCAAGACCAACGCGCAGTTCTCCGCGATGCGCAAGGGCGCGCTCGACATCAGCCTCTATCCGATGCCCTACGCCGGCGGCGAATTGCCGGAAACCAATATCGGCCTGATGCCGGGCCTCGTCACCACTTACGACCAGGGCCTGCGCTGGAAGAAGGAGCCCGTCGGCAAGGCGCTGACCGACTTCCTCGCCGACAAGGGCATTATCCTGCTCACCTGGGTCTGGCAGGCCGGCGGCGTCGCCAGCCGCTCCAAGCCGATCGTCGCGCCAGAAGATGCCAAGGGCCTCAAGGTGCGTGGCGGCTCGCGCGAGATGGACATGGTGCTGCAGACCGCCGGCGCCTCGGTGCTGTCGGTGCCGTCCAACGAAATCTACGCGGCGATGCAGACCGGCGCCTGCGATGCCGGCATCACCTCCTCGACCAGCCTGATCTCCTTCCGCCTCGAAGAGGTCGCGAAGTCGCTGACCTCGGGCGCAGGCGCCTCCTACTGGTTCATGCTCGAGCCCTTGATGATGTCGAAGGCGATCTTCGACAAGCTGCCGAAGAACCATCAAGATGTCCTGCTCGCGGTCGGCACCGAGCTCGAGGCCTTCGGCCGCAAGGGTGCGCAGGACGACGACATCGAGGTCGCCAAGGTCTATGAGAAGGCCGGCGCCAAGGTCTCGGCGCTCGATGCCGCGACGGTCGGCAAGTGGCGGGATATCGCGCGCGACACCGCGTGGAAGGACTACGGCGCCAAGACCGCGACCGCTGCGAAGCTGCTCAAGCTTGCCACCGACGTCGCGGCATGA
- a CDS encoding pentapeptide MXKDX repeat protein: MTIRTRIVLGVSAAVLSLGLALSPAAFAQDKMGKDDGMMKKDTMSKDGMKKDHMSKDDGMKKDHMSKDGMKKDDGMMKKN; encoded by the coding sequence ATGACCATTCGCACCCGCATCGTGCTCGGCGTCTCGGCTGCCGTTCTGTCGCTTGGCCTCGCGCTGTCGCCGGCCGCCTTCGCCCAGGACAAGATGGGCAAGGACGACGGCATGATGAAGAAGGACACGATGTCCAAGGACGGCATGAAGAAGGATCACATGTCGAAGGACGACGGCATGAAAAAGGATCACATGTCGAAGGACGGGATGAAGAAAGACGACGGGATGATGAAGAAGAACTGA
- a CDS encoding DUF6481 family protein: MSGFREPGFADRQKAAQDARKNLLNKFKSQPGPDDPTVAAKRAEREALAAKRAETKAAREAERAEQKRLEEEAKAAEAARIAREAEEAEAQRAALEAEQKAKRDARYAARKAKRK, from the coding sequence ATGAGTGGATTCAGGGAACCCGGCTTTGCAGACCGGCAAAAGGCGGCACAGGACGCCCGCAAAAATCTTTTGAACAAGTTCAAGTCGCAACCGGGGCCCGATGATCCTACGGTGGCGGCGAAGCGTGCCGAACGCGAGGCTCTCGCGGCCAAGCGAGCCGAGACCAAGGCTGCGCGCGAAGCTGAAAGAGCCGAGCAGAAGCGCCTCGAGGAAGAAGCCAAGGCCGCCGAGGCCGCGCGAATTGCGCGCGAGGCCGAGGAAGCCGAAGCACAGCGCGCTGCGCTCGAAGCCGAGCAAAAGGCCAAGCGCGATGCCCGCTACGCGGCCCGCAAGGCCAAGCGCAAGTGA
- a CDS encoding DUF2273 domain-containing protein — protein MSKTEPGLRPKSSPKSPSGDSRRGAVAGLLIAALILGIGWWLARDLTSASKMQDCLMSGRTNCNVIEPAR, from the coding sequence ATGTCGAAGACCGAGCCGGGCCTAAGGCCCAAATCCTCTCCAAAGTCCCCATCGGGCGACAGCCGTCGCGGCGCCGTCGCCGGCTTGCTGATCGCGGCTCTGATCCTGGGCATCGGGTGGTGGCTTGCCCGCGACCTCACCTCGGCCAGCAAGATGCAGGACTGCCTGATGTCGGGGCGGACCAATTGCAACGTGATCGAGCCGGCCCGATAG
- a CDS encoding DUF2171 domain-containing protein has translation MSEIREHMKIIGKDGAHVGTVDRVEGNRIKLTRKDSPEGHKDHHHYIDTKYVGAVEGDIVKLSVNADAVPKQEAA, from the coding sequence ATGTCGGAAATCAGAGAGCATATGAAGATCATCGGCAAAGACGGGGCGCATGTCGGCACCGTCGACCGCGTCGAGGGCAACCGCATCAAGCTGACGCGGAAGGACAGCCCCGAAGGTCACAAGGACCACCATCACTACATCGACACGAAATATGTCGGTGCCGTCGAGGGTGACATCGTCAAGCTGTCGGTGAATGCCGACGCCGTGCCCAAGCAGGAAGCGGCATAA
- a CDS encoding tyrosine-type recombinase/integrase → MHSLRHACASLWIENGHNPKQIQRLMGHGSIKATFDVYGHLFQTLTRINAPPKHCRPDCSGANLMLERFKSLFRQNKVIASSSPLHLNARSERELSAALKSLPVGARGWISKSEAAKLYSSSDDAFDEWNSAGKLALSEFTAFAEHRCNFHVESDRVIFTRK, encoded by the coding sequence ATGCACTCATTACGGCATGCCTGCGCCTCCCTTTGGATTGAGAACGGGCACAACCCGAAGCAGATCCAACGGCTCATGGGGCATGGCTCGATCAAGGCTACATTTGACGTCTACGGGCACCTTTTTCAGACGCTGACGCGGATCAACGCGCCGCCGAAGCACTGCAGGCCCGATTGCTCGGGAGCAAATTTGATGTTGGAAAGGTTCAAGTCTCTGTTTCGACAAAACAAGGTAATCGCCTCCTCCTCGCCATTGCATCTCAACGCCAGATCCGAACGTGAATTGTCTGCGGCTCTCAAAAGCTTACCAGTCGGCGCGAGGGGATGGATCAGCAAGAGCGAGGCGGCCAAACTCTACTCAAGCAGCGATGATGCGTTCGATGAATGGAACAGCGCGGGCAAACTCGCTCTTTCCGAATTCACGGCTTTCGCCGAGCACCGCTGCAATTTTCACGTCGAGTCTGATCGCGTGATCTTCACTCGCAAGTGA